Proteins from a single region of Sphingomonas morindae:
- a CDS encoding demethoxyubiquinone hydroxylase family protein, producing the protein MIRVDQAGEFGATRIYAGQLAVLGDRHPVSRAIARMAAQEDRHRAVFDRMIAERGVRPTLLAPFWDRAGFALGAVTALISPEAAMACTAAVETEIDKHYADQRAELGDAEPALAATIAEFQAEEVEHREEAIAAGAERALGYPLLSAAIRIGCRAAIALSKRV; encoded by the coding sequence ATGATCCGCGTCGATCAGGCGGGCGAATTCGGGGCGACCCGCATCTATGCCGGCCAGCTCGCGGTGCTCGGCGATCGCCATCCCGTCTCGCGGGCGATCGCGCGCATGGCGGCGCAGGAGGATCGCCACCGCGCCGTGTTCGACCGCATGATCGCCGAGCGCGGCGTGCGCCCCACGCTGCTCGCGCCCTTCTGGGACCGCGCCGGCTTCGCGCTGGGGGCCGTGACGGCGCTGATCTCGCCCGAGGCGGCGATGGCGTGCACCGCCGCCGTCGAGACCGAGATCGACAAACATTATGCCGATCAGCGCGCCGAGCTGGGCGATGCCGAGCCCGCGCTCGCCGCGACCATCGCCGAATTCCAGGCCGAGGAGGTGGAGCATCGCGAGGAGGCGATCGCCGCGGGCGCGGAACGCGCGCTCGGCTATCCCCTGCTCTCGGCCGCGATCCGGATCGGCTGCCGCGCCGCGATCGCGCTCAGCAAGCGCGTCTAA
- a CDS encoding disulfide bond formation protein B, producing MTNLSRARLIAILVPNALLWGAIASQYLGHLHPCEMCLWQRWPHLAAILLALGAILLRRTPGPSRALTALAALAILASGAIGLFHAGVEQGWWHGVTTCAAPPVSGSPQDVLAQIMAAPIVRCDQIQWSLLGLSLAAWNALLSILSGSVILWLISKSR from the coding sequence ATGACCAATCTCTCCCGCGCCCGCCTGATCGCCATCCTCGTTCCCAACGCGCTGCTCTGGGGCGCGATCGCCAGCCAATATCTCGGCCATCTCCATCCCTGCGAGATGTGCCTGTGGCAGCGCTGGCCGCATCTCGCGGCGATCCTCCTCGCGCTCGGCGCGATCCTGCTGCGCCGCACGCCCGGTCCGTCGCGCGCCTTGACCGCGCTGGCGGCGCTGGCGATCCTCGCGTCGGGCGCGATCGGCCTCTTCCATGCCGGCGTCGAGCAGGGCTGGTGGCATGGCGTCACCACCTGCGCGGCGCCGCCCGTATCGGGATCGCCGCAGGATGTGCTGGCGCAGATCATGGCCGCGCCGATCGTTCGGTGCGACCAGATCCAGTGGAGCCTGCTCGGCCTGTCGCTGGCGGCGTGGAACGCCCTTCTGTCCATCCTGTCGGGGAGCGTCATTCTGTGGCTGATCAGCAAAAGCCGGTAA
- a CDS encoding S41 family peptidase, whose amino-acid sequence MPKSLLRSLALIAAGAAIPTVLLPVATNAVAADSGTTGSADTYRQLDQFMNVFQKVRADYVDKVDDKALIKGAINGMLESLDPHSSYLDARDFQQMKLTTEGNYGGLGLTVQMDDGAVKVVTPTEDTPAYRAGIKAGDYITRINGKLLYGGTLDDAVTDMRGAPGTKITLTIVRPGREKPFDVTLTRENIVLKPVKWEVRNGVGIININSFSKATGADTRAAIAAIQKQTGGRVAGYVIDLRSNPGGLLDQAIEVSDAFLDHGEIVSQRGRAKDDIERYYARPGDDTKGAPLIVLVDAGSASAAEIVAGALQDDRRAIVMGERSFGKGSVQTLLPLTDDTALRLTTARYYTPSGRSVQEGGIQPDIRVPQLSDPDYKDRPRFREDDLRRHLINEAKVDDSVIEADPKPDPRFAASADQLKKQGITDYQLDYAIKTLTRIAGTPPAPATRTAAR is encoded by the coding sequence ATGCCCAAGTCCCTGTTGCGATCTCTCGCGCTCATCGCGGCCGGCGCCGCGATCCCCACCGTGCTGCTGCCGGTCGCGACCAACGCCGTCGCCGCCGATTCGGGCACCACGGGGAGCGCCGACACCTATCGGCAGCTCGACCAGTTCATGAACGTCTTTCAGAAGGTCCGCGCGGACTATGTCGACAAGGTCGACGACAAGGCGCTGATCAAGGGCGCCATCAACGGCATGCTCGAAAGCCTGGATCCGCACAGCTCCTATCTGGACGCGCGCGATTTCCAGCAGATGAAGCTCACCACCGAGGGCAATTATGGCGGCCTCGGCCTGACGGTGCAGATGGACGACGGCGCGGTGAAGGTGGTGACGCCCACCGAGGATACGCCGGCCTATCGCGCGGGGATCAAGGCGGGCGACTATATCACGCGGATCAACGGCAAGCTGCTGTACGGCGGCACGCTCGACGATGCCGTGACCGACATGCGCGGCGCGCCGGGCACCAAGATCACGCTCACCATTGTGCGGCCCGGCCGCGAAAAGCCGTTCGACGTCACCCTCACCCGCGAGAATATCGTGCTCAAGCCGGTGAAATGGGAGGTGAGGAACGGCGTCGGCATCATCAACATCAACAGCTTCTCCAAGGCGACCGGGGCGGACACGCGCGCCGCCATCGCCGCCATCCAGAAGCAGACCGGCGGCCGCGTCGCCGGCTATGTGATCGATCTCCGCTCCAACCCGGGCGGGCTGCTCGACCAGGCGATCGAAGTGTCCGACGCCTTTCTCGACCATGGCGAGATCGTCTCGCAGCGCGGGCGCGCCAAGGACGATATCGAGCGCTATTATGCGCGGCCGGGCGACGACACCAAGGGCGCCCCGCTGATCGTGCTGGTCGATGCCGGCTCGGCCTCGGCGGCGGAAATCGTGGCGGGCGCGTTGCAGGATGATCGCCGCGCGATCGTGATGGGCGAGCGCAGCTTCGGCAAGGGATCGGTGCAGACGCTCCTGCCGCTCACCGACGACACCGCGCTGCGCCTCACCACCGCGCGCTATTACACGCCCTCGGGCCGCTCGGTGCAGGAGGGCGGCATCCAGCCCGACATCCGCGTGCCGCAGCTCTCCGATCCCGATTACAAGGACCGGCCGCGCTTCCGCGAGGATGATCTGCGCCGCCACCTGATCAACGAGGCCAAGGTGGACGACAGCGTGATTGAGGCGGATCCCAAGCCCGATCCGCGCTTCGCCGCCTCCGCCGATCAGCTGAAGAAGCAGGGCATCACCGACTATCAGCTCGATTACGCGATCAAGACGCTGACCCGCATCGCCGGTACGCCGCCGGCGCCGGCGACGCGCACCGCCGCGCGCTGA
- a CDS encoding transglycosylase domain-containing protein produces the protein MLFDPRDEALASPPAAPPAAPPPPPPLWRRWLRPRRVVALAGALLVLLVGWLAITAPLSRSLRPIAPPAVTLLAADGRMIARRGAITDQPVNVRRLPPYVGQAFVAIEDRRFYRHWGVDPQGIARAAWHNLRAGGVREGGSTITQQLAKLVFLKADRTMGRKARESLIAFWLEAWLSKDEILSRYLSDAYFGDNVYGLRAAARHYFDVPPERLSLGQAALLAGLMKAPSRLAPSGNLAGARARARLVLGAMVEAGFLSAARAAAVPPVRLRLRGGGPAPDGGWFADWVLPAARAEDEDPYAPRTIATTLDRRLQRAAERAARQAPAGLQVAMVAMRPDGRVVAMVGGRRYADSPFNRAVQARRQPGSTFKLFVYLAALRAGMTPDDHVEDTRLTLNGWSPVNADGRYRGSITLREAFARSSNVAAVRLTQQVGPQAVAQAARDLGVASPLAADASLALGTSGVTLLELTAAYASVAAKAYPVRPYGVPPPPQSWLERLRTRQHGFSGRETAMLRDLLSATVNRGTARGAALDRPVFGKTGTTQDNRDALFVGFADGLVLGVWVGRDDNQPMRGIAGGGLPARIWRDFMIDALGARPAGAPVPRDVDPDSGLDHILEQAGLSDLRIGDVGLHIGGDGIEIRPVRPDPPPPPEPRD, from the coding sequence ATGCTGTTCGATCCCCGTGACGAGGCGCTCGCCTCGCCTCCGGCCGCGCCGCCGGCCGCGCCGCCCCCGCCGCCGCCCCTGTGGCGGCGCTGGCTGCGGCCGCGCCGCGTGGTGGCGCTGGCCGGCGCGCTGCTGGTGCTGCTGGTGGGCTGGCTGGCGATCACGGCGCCGCTCTCGCGCTCCCTGCGGCCGATCGCGCCGCCCGCAGTGACGCTGCTCGCCGCCGATGGCCGGATGATCGCGCGGCGCGGCGCCATCACCGATCAGCCGGTCAATGTGCGGCGGCTGCCGCCCTATGTCGGCCAGGCCTTCGTCGCGATCGAGGATCGCCGCTTCTACCGGCACTGGGGCGTGGATCCGCAGGGCATCGCGCGCGCCGCCTGGCACAATCTGCGCGCCGGCGGGGTGCGCGAGGGGGGCAGCACCATCACCCAGCAGCTCGCCAAGCTGGTCTTTCTCAAGGCCGATCGCACGATGGGCCGCAAGGCGCGCGAGAGCCTGATCGCCTTCTGGCTGGAAGCGTGGCTGAGCAAGGACGAGATCCTCTCGCGCTATCTCTCGGACGCCTATTTCGGCGACAATGTCTATGGCCTGCGCGCCGCCGCGCGGCATTATTTCGATGTGCCGCCGGAACGGCTCAGCCTCGGCCAGGCGGCGTTGCTGGCCGGGCTGATGAAGGCGCCCTCGCGGCTGGCGCCGAGCGGCAACCTCGCCGGCGCGCGCGCGCGGGCGCGGCTGGTGCTGGGCGCGATGGTGGAGGCGGGCTTTCTCAGCGCGGCGCGGGCGGCGGCGGTGCCGCCGGTGCGGCTGCGGCTGCGCGGCGGCGGCCCCGCCCCCGATGGCGGCTGGTTCGCCGATTGGGTGCTGCCCGCCGCCCGCGCCGAGGACGAGGATCCCTATGCGCCCCGCACCATCGCCACCACGCTCGATCGCCGCCTGCAGCGCGCGGCCGAGCGGGCGGCGCGCCAGGCGCCGGCGGGGCTGCAGGTGGCGATGGTGGCGATGCGGCCCGATGGCCGGGTGGTGGCGATGGTCGGCGGCCGGCGCTATGCCGACAGCCCCTTCAACCGCGCTGTCCAGGCGCGTCGGCAACCCGGCTCCACCTTCAAGCTGTTCGTCTATCTCGCGGCGCTGCGGGCGGGGATGACGCCGGACGATCATGTCGAGGACACAAGGCTCACGCTCAACGGCTGGTCGCCCGTCAATGCCGATGGGCGCTACCGGGGATCGATCACGCTGCGCGAGGCCTTTGCCCGGTCCAGCAATGTGGCGGCGGTGCGGCTCACCCAGCAGGTGGGGCCGCAGGCGGTGGCGCAGGCGGCGCGCGATCTCGGCGTGGCGAGCCCGCTCGCCGCCGATGCCAGCCTGGCGCTCGGCACCTCGGGCGTGACCCTGCTGGAGCTTACCGCCGCCTATGCCTCGGTCGCCGCCAAGGCCTATCCGGTGCGGCCCTATGGCGTGCCGCCGCCGCCGCAGAGCTGGCTCGAGCGGCTGCGCACCCGCCAGCACGGCTTTTCCGGCCGGGAGACGGCGATGCTGCGCGATCTCCTCTCCGCCACGGTCAATCGCGGCACCGCGCGCGGCGCGGCGCTGGATCGGCCGGTGTTCGGCAAGACGGGGACCACCCAGGACAATCGCGACGCGCTGTTCGTCGGCTTCGCCGATGGGCTGGTGCTGGGCGTGTGGGTGGGACGGGACGACAACCAGCCGATGCGCGGCATCGCCGGCGGCGGCCTGCCCGCCCGGATCTGGCGCGACTTCATGATCGATGCGCTGGGCGCCCGTCCGGCGGGCGCGCCGGTGCCGCGCGATGTCGATCCCGATAGCGGGCTCGATCATATTCTCGAGCAGGCCGGCCTGTCCGATCTGCGCATCGGCGATGTCGGGCTGCATATCGGCGGCGACGGGATCGAGATCCGGCCGGTGCGGCCTGACCCGCCGCCCCCGCCCGAGCCGCGCGACTAG
- a CDS encoding FkbM family methyltransferase, which yields MLDGFQPHRLFANVRNGHVARFLNRDLHRRGSSATYVGDNRVLVKCLVGNRALGLFVEADDKLITPQFVVTGCYEKASTRFLSRAIARDSHCLDIGANFGYFTCLMAQFAKDGIVIGVEPIKHLCDMVRDNLKINGLHHAQWIHAAISDQAGELRLYRRWSRSGNTSISPVGRDFTEHFGEDPVQGFTVRALRIDDLQDQLRGRLDFSKVDVEGAEPLVFRGAHAMLSSNPGIRIIIEWSPGQIQAAGFDIGDFIGELGSYGFRFYDIEKIGGLARRLIAPHPRRLSEDELRNLPYRAGLLLSRA from the coding sequence TTGCTCGACGGCTTTCAGCCCCACAGGCTGTTCGCAAATGTCAGGAACGGTCATGTCGCGAGGTTCCTGAACAGAGATCTCCACCGCCGCGGCAGTTCGGCAACCTATGTGGGCGACAATCGAGTTCTGGTTAAGTGTCTGGTTGGTAATCGCGCTCTCGGCCTCTTCGTTGAGGCGGACGACAAGCTCATCACCCCCCAGTTCGTCGTTACGGGATGCTACGAAAAGGCTTCGACACGGTTTCTGAGCCGCGCGATAGCACGAGACAGCCACTGCTTGGACATAGGAGCAAATTTCGGCTATTTTACCTGCCTGATGGCGCAATTCGCCAAAGACGGCATCGTCATCGGTGTCGAGCCGATCAAACATCTCTGTGACATGGTGCGTGACAATCTGAAGATAAATGGCCTCCATCACGCGCAGTGGATACACGCCGCCATATCGGATCAGGCAGGCGAGCTGAGATTGTACAGGCGCTGGAGCCGGTCCGGGAACACGAGCATTTCACCCGTAGGCCGGGATTTCACCGAACATTTCGGCGAGGATCCGGTTCAAGGCTTCACCGTCCGCGCGCTGCGGATCGACGATCTTCAGGACCAGCTACGCGGAAGGCTGGACTTTTCGAAGGTGGACGTGGAAGGCGCCGAACCTCTGGTTTTCCGGGGCGCGCACGCCATGCTGTCCTCGAACCCGGGGATCAGGATCATCATCGAATGGTCCCCGGGACAGATACAGGCCGCCGGCTTCGACATCGGGGATTTTATCGGGGAGCTAGGATCTTACGGATTTAGATTTTACGACATCGAGAAAATTGGCGGGCTCGCTCGCAGACTGATCGCGCCTCACCCGAGACGATTGTCGGAGGATGAATTACGGAACCTCCCGTACCGCGCCGGACTATTGCTATCGAGGGCGTAG
- a CDS encoding glycosyltransferase has product MKIVDVCAFFAPRGGGVRTYVERKLVAAPARGHEVVVIAPGAEDRLEPRGPGAAIRWVKAPLFPLDTAYRYFNDRAALHALLDAERPDMVEVSSPWRSASMVAEWRGRAPIALIAHADPLSAYAYRWFGGVADRATIDRQFDWYWRHLRRLDARFDLVISASDSLSQRLRAGGLRKVVTNPMGVEANLFSPARRDAALRARLLARCGLGPEATLLLGVGRHAPEKRWEMIARAATMAGTRVPVGLVLVGGGRGGPRLRKAVAGNPHIRLLAPISDRSALATLMASADALIHGCEAETYCFAAAEATASGLPLITPDLGGAADQARAAGGLTFAAGQAAAAAAAIERFARAPITPTPPPLRTMDDHFDMLFALYAGEATALAA; this is encoded by the coding sequence ATGAAGATCGTCGATGTCTGCGCCTTCTTCGCGCCGCGCGGCGGCGGCGTGCGCACCTATGTCGAGCGCAAGCTCGTCGCCGCGCCGGCGCGCGGGCACGAGGTGGTGGTGATCGCACCCGGCGCGGAGGACCGGCTCGAGCCGCGCGGCCCCGGCGCGGCGATCCGCTGGGTGAAGGCGCCGCTCTTCCCGCTCGACACCGCCTATCGCTATTTCAACGACCGCGCCGCGCTGCACGCGCTGCTCGATGCCGAGCGGCCCGACATGGTCGAGGTCTCCTCGCCCTGGCGCAGCGCCTCGATGGTGGCCGAGTGGCGCGGCCGCGCGCCGATCGCGCTGATCGCCCATGCCGATCCGCTCTCCGCCTATGCCTATCGCTGGTTCGGCGGGGTCGCCGATCGCGCCACCATCGACCGCCAGTTCGACTGGTATTGGCGGCACCTCCGGCGGCTCGACGCGCGCTTCGACCTGGTGATCAGCGCCAGCGACAGCCTGTCGCAGCGGCTGCGCGCGGGCGGCCTGCGCAAGGTCGTCACCAATCCGATGGGGGTCGAGGCCAATCTCTTCTCGCCGGCGCGGCGCGATGCCGCGCTGCGGGCGCGGCTGCTGGCGCGCTGCGGGCTCGGCCCGGAGGCGACGCTGCTGCTCGGCGTCGGCCGTCATGCGCCCGAGAAACGCTGGGAGATGATCGCGCGGGCCGCGACCATGGCGGGCACGCGCGTGCCCGTGGGGCTGGTGCTGGTGGGCGGCGGCCGGGGCGGGCCGCGGCTGCGCAAGGCGGTGGCCGGCAATCCGCATATCCGCCTGCTCGCGCCGATCAGCGACCGCTCCGCGCTCGCCACGCTGATGGCGAGCGCCGACGCGCTGATCCATGGCTGCGAGGCGGAAACCTATTGCTTCGCCGCCGCCGAGGCGACCGCCTCGGGCCTGCCGCTGATCACGCCCGATCTCGGCGGCGCGGCCGATCAGGCGCGCGCGGCGGGCGGCCTCACCTTCGCCGCCGGCCAGGCCGCCGCCGCCGCCGCCGCGATCGAGCGCTTCGCCCGCGCGCCCATCACCCCGACCCCGCCGCCGCTGCGGACGATGGACGATCATTTCGACATGCTGTTCGCGCTGTACGCGGGCGAGGCGACGGCGCTCGCCGCCTGA
- a CDS encoding polysaccharide deacetylase family protein — translation MTDRGRTAMDGPGRDGRRLLVAIHDVAPPFEAAVDQLCDLIAPLIGGPKLAMLVVPHHWAGEPLAAAPAFQRRLRAWSDAGVEMFLHGWLHRDDSSHAGRVARFKARHMTASEGEFLGLSEAEARRRIAAGRALVEDCIGRPVTGFIAPAWLYGPGAHGAMAALGLGLAEDHMRVWDPRDGRVHARGPVITWASRSRWRTASSLAVATVARHAHRPLRTARIAVHPGDVTKPVLIDSIAATVRAMTRGRRVARYAELAAEARAA, via the coding sequence ATGACAGATCGGGGGCGCACGGCGATGGACGGACCGGGACGCGACGGGCGGCGCCTGCTTGTCGCCATCCACGATGTCGCGCCGCCGTTCGAGGCGGCGGTGGACCAGCTGTGCGATCTGATCGCGCCGCTGATCGGCGGCCCCAAGCTCGCCATGCTGGTGGTGCCGCACCATTGGGCGGGTGAGCCGCTGGCCGCCGCGCCCGCCTTCCAGCGCCGGCTGCGCGCCTGGTCCGACGCCGGGGTGGAGATGTTCCTGCACGGCTGGCTGCACCGCGACGACAGCAGCCATGCCGGCCGCGTCGCCCGCTTCAAGGCGCGGCACATGACCGCGTCGGAAGGCGAGTTTCTGGGGCTGAGCGAGGCGGAGGCGCGGCGCCGCATCGCCGCCGGCCGCGCGCTGGTGGAGGATTGCATCGGCCGGCCGGTGACGGGCTTCATCGCCCCGGCCTGGCTCTACGGCCCCGGCGCGCATGGCGCGATGGCGGCGCTGGGGCTCGGGCTGGCGGAGGATCATATGCGCGTCTGGGATCCGCGCGACGGGCGCGTCCATGCGCGCGGGCCGGTGATCACCTGGGCCAGCCGCAGCCGCTGGCGCACCGCCAGCTCGCTCGCCGTCGCCACCGTGGCGCGGCACGCGCACCGGCCGCTGCGCACCGCGCGCATCGCCGTCCATCCGGGCGACGTCACCAAGCCGGTGCTGATCGACAGCATCGCCGCCACCGTGCGCGCCATGACGCGCGGCCGGCGCGTGGCGCGCTACGCCGAGCTGGCGGCGGAGGCGCGGGCGGCATGA
- a CDS encoding DUF2141 domain-containing protein translates to MIPALLLAAAAAMPLGVAEGRCRADEPGPALLITVEGLKDRRGALRAELYPARDGDFLADDSVLLRQGKSFRRAVEPVPASGTVRICLRAPAPGTYALAVIHDRQDGGAFSLLHDGIGFAGNPRLGMAKPKAAEAAITVGEGLTPTAVVMNYRRGLFSFGPIGR, encoded by the coding sequence ATGATCCCGGCGCTGCTGCTGGCCGCCGCCGCCGCCATGCCGCTGGGCGTGGCCGAGGGACGGTGCCGCGCGGACGAGCCCGGGCCGGCGCTGCTCATCACCGTCGAAGGGCTGAAGGACCGGCGCGGCGCGCTGCGCGCCGAACTCTATCCGGCGCGCGACGGCGATTTCCTCGCCGATGATTCGGTGCTGCTGCGCCAGGGCAAGAGCTTCCGCCGCGCGGTGGAGCCGGTGCCCGCGAGCGGCACGGTGCGGATCTGCCTGCGTGCGCCCGCGCCCGGCACCTATGCGCTGGCGGTGATCCATGATCGCCAGGATGGCGGCGCCTTCAGCCTGTTGCACGATGGCATCGGCTTTGCCGGCAACCCCCGGCTCGGCATGGCCAAGCCCAAGGCCGCCGAGGCGGCGATCACCGTGGGCGAGGGGCTGACGCCCACCGCCGTGGTGATGAACTATCGGCGCGGCCTGTTCAGCTTCGGCCCGATCGGCCGCTGA
- a CDS encoding arylesterase: MLGLATAASANPGAPLIWAFGDSLTAGYGLPPSEGFTAQLEAALRAQGVAATVRNGGISGDTMAQGRARLAWGLRGLGAAPDLVIVALGANDMLRGLPTTATEAQLDAILAELRRRHLRVLLAGMRAAPNLGAAYGQRFEALYPRLARRYGVAFYPFFIRASAGHPALTQADGLHPNRAGVAANIRAMLPAVRAALADQRPIGPKLNRPRR, encoded by the coding sequence ATGCTCGGCCTCGCCACGGCCGCGTCGGCCAACCCCGGCGCGCCGCTGATCTGGGCCTTTGGCGACAGCCTGACGGCGGGCTATGGCCTGCCGCCGTCCGAGGGCTTCACCGCCCAGCTCGAGGCGGCGCTGCGCGCGCAGGGCGTGGCGGCCACGGTGCGCAATGGCGGCATATCGGGCGATACCATGGCGCAGGGCCGCGCCCGCCTCGCCTGGGGCCTGCGCGGCCTCGGCGCGGCGCCCGATCTGGTGATCGTCGCGCTCGGCGCCAACGACATGCTGCGCGGCCTGCCGACCACCGCCACCGAGGCGCAGCTCGATGCCATTCTCGCCGAACTGCGGCGGCGGCATCTGCGCGTGCTGCTGGCGGGCATGCGCGCGGCGCCCAATCTCGGCGCGGCCTATGGCCAGCGCTTCGAGGCGCTCTACCCGCGGCTGGCGCGGCGCTACGGCGTGGCCTTCTATCCCTTTTTCATCCGCGCCTCGGCGGGTCATCCGGCGTTGACCCAGGCGGACGGGCTGCATCCCAACCGCGCCGGCGTGGCCGCCAATATCCGCGCGATGCTGCCGGCGGTGCGCGCCGCGCTGGCCGATCAGCGGCCGATCGGGCCGAAGCTGAACAGGCCGCGCCGATAG
- a CDS encoding ABC transporter ATP-binding protein encodes MVPLPSSAIAPAAAADSIVIDARNVTLALGQPPARVEILRGVDLQVRAGETVALLGPSGSGKSSLMAVLAGLERPSGGTVAVAGEAFERLDEDRLARARRGRIGLVLQAFHLLPTMTALENVAVPLELAGVRDAFARAEAELGAVGLGHRLGHYPAQLSGGEQQRVAIARALAPRPILLFADEPTGNLDGRTGAAIMDLLFNRHRATGATLFIITHDPGLAARCGRIIEFADGAIISDRAAA; translated from the coding sequence ATGGTGCCACTGCCTTCCTCCGCCATCGCCCCGGCCGCCGCCGCCGATAGCATCGTCATCGATGCGCGCAACGTCACGCTCGCGCTGGGCCAGCCGCCCGCGCGCGTGGAGATCCTCCGGGGCGTGGACCTGCAGGTCCGCGCGGGCGAGACGGTGGCGCTGCTCGGCCCCTCGGGATCGGGCAAATCCTCGCTGATGGCGGTGCTCGCCGGGCTCGAGCGGCCGAGCGGCGGCACCGTCGCGGTCGCCGGCGAGGCGTTCGAGCGGCTCGACGAGGATCGGCTCGCGCGGGCGCGGCGCGGGCGGATCGGGCTGGTGCTCCAGGCCTTCCACCTGCTGCCGACGATGACGGCGCTGGAGAATGTCGCGGTGCCGCTGGAGCTGGCGGGCGTTCGCGACGCCTTCGCCCGCGCCGAGGCGGAGCTTGGCGCGGTCGGGCTGGGGCATCGCCTCGGCCATTATCCGGCGCAGCTGTCGGGCGGCGAGCAGCAGCGCGTGGCGATCGCGCGAGCGCTGGCGCCGCGCCCGATCCTGCTCTTCGCCGACGAGCCGACCGGCAATCTGGATGGCCGCACCGGCGCCGCGATCATGGACCTGCTGTTCAATCGGCATCGCGCCACCGGCGCCACCCTGTTCATCATCACCCATGATCCCGGCCTGGCGGCGCGCTGCGGCCGCATCATCGAATTCGCCGATGGCGCCATCATAAGCGATCGGGCGGCGGCGTGA